In one window of Rhizobium oryzihabitans DNA:
- a CDS encoding LysR family transcriptional regulator — protein MKNVTWDSYQLFLDVSRSGGLTGAAALTGLSPATIGRRMVELEERVGKALFHRSQTGYALTADGRVLFDRLQAMEQAAKDIEGWQKASSASSVVRIAVGTWNAWLLAVNFSAICTDRDDFRIDLFIAEQRASLAHRENDIGIRAFEPQERNLAAIKTGEVAYAPYRLRNAAASVADRWLAVAEENAISAYLRWPHENRRDNTVVTVNRPTALLDLTLAGAGVAVLPCFVGDADARLMREGGEIEPLRHNQWIVMNNDDRHRRDIRTVADRMTRLIKGHSDLYAGRKSRPA, from the coding sequence ATGAAAAACGTCACCTGGGATTCCTATCAGCTTTTCCTTGATGTGTCACGCAGCGGCGGCTTGACCGGTGCCGCTGCGCTGACCGGTTTGAGCCCGGCGACAATCGGGCGGCGCATGGTCGAACTGGAAGAGCGCGTCGGCAAGGCGTTGTTTCACCGCAGCCAGACGGGATATGCGCTGACGGCGGATGGCCGCGTGCTGTTTGACCGCCTTCAGGCGATGGAGCAGGCGGCAAAGGATATCGAGGGATGGCAGAAGGCGTCGTCAGCCTCTTCCGTTGTGCGCATAGCCGTTGGCACCTGGAATGCCTGGCTGCTGGCGGTGAATTTCTCTGCCATCTGCACGGATCGCGATGATTTCCGCATCGATCTTTTCATAGCCGAACAGCGGGCCTCTCTGGCGCATCGCGAAAACGATATCGGCATTCGCGCCTTTGAGCCGCAGGAGCGTAACCTTGCCGCCATCAAGACGGGGGAGGTGGCCTATGCGCCCTACAGGCTGCGCAACGCTGCCGCTTCTGTTGCCGACCGTTGGCTGGCGGTGGCGGAGGAAAACGCCATTTCTGCCTATCTGCGCTGGCCGCATGAAAACCGGCGGGACAATACCGTGGTGACGGTAAACAGGCCGACCGCGCTGCTCGATCTTACGCTGGCCGGGGCAGGGGTTGCCGTGCTCCCCTGTTTCGTAGGTGATGCCGATGCGCGGCTTATGCGCGAGGGCGGCGAGATCGAGCCGCTTCGCCACAATCAATGGATCGTCATGAACAATGACGATCGCCACCGCCGCGATATACGGACGGTGGCGGACCGGATGACCCGTCTGATCAAGGGGCATTCCGATTTATATGCCGGGCGCAAGAGCCGCCCGGCGTGA
- a CDS encoding NAD(P)/FAD-dependent oxidoreductase gives MTWQSPIAPGISWYQATVGERPEYPALDGSKDVDVAIIGGGYTGLQAAFNLAVNGVSVALIEAHRFGDGASGRNGGQFGTGQRSFPDEMEEQIGFEQSKVLFDIAESAKHYVLDFARDHGIDMEYLPGQLYVAHKAAYEDDYRKSVDAMNGRYGYPHISYMERGEARKRVGSTHYFGGTRDTGTGHIHPLKLLVGLAKAAKAAGAGIHEMTPARSIRQSGGKTIIETPSGTLTATRVLIATNAYIGNLEPVTAAHIMPIRSFIGATAPLDAYPDIIPGKEAVADSRFVVRYFRKTADNRLLFGGREAYTADTPRDISSHIRRQIAEIYPELGNVDVTHSWGGSVGITLPRQVFVREVMLGVTSIGGYSGHGVMLSNYCGKLYADLVLGRQDMLAPFARLKVPSFPGGASLRAPLLFLALSWYALRDRF, from the coding sequence ATGACTTGGCAAAGCCCGATTGCGCCGGGAATTTCCTGGTATCAGGCGACCGTCGGCGAGCGGCCGGAATACCCGGCGCTCGACGGCTCGAAAGACGTCGACGTCGCGATCATCGGCGGCGGCTATACCGGGCTTCAGGCCGCCTTTAATCTTGCCGTGAACGGCGTCTCCGTCGCCCTTATCGAAGCGCATCGTTTCGGTGACGGCGCATCCGGCCGCAATGGCGGACAGTTCGGCACCGGCCAGCGTTCATTTCCCGACGAGATGGAGGAGCAGATCGGCTTCGAGCAGTCCAAGGTGCTGTTCGACATTGCCGAAAGCGCCAAGCACTACGTGCTCGATTTCGCCCGGGATCACGGCATCGACATGGAGTATCTGCCAGGACAGCTCTATGTGGCGCACAAGGCCGCCTATGAGGATGACTACCGCAAAAGCGTCGATGCGATGAACGGCCGCTACGGCTATCCGCATATCTCCTACATGGAACGCGGAGAGGCGCGCAAACGTGTAGGCTCCACCCATTATTTCGGCGGCACGCGTGATACCGGCACCGGCCATATCCACCCGCTGAAGCTGCTGGTCGGTCTTGCCAAAGCCGCAAAAGCCGCAGGCGCCGGCATCCATGAAATGACGCCCGCCAGATCAATCCGCCAGTCCGGCGGCAAGACCATCATCGAAACGCCCTCCGGCACGCTTACCGCGACGCGGGTTCTGATCGCGACCAATGCCTATATCGGCAATCTGGAGCCGGTGACGGCAGCCCATATCATGCCCATCCGCTCCTTCATCGGCGCGACCGCGCCGCTGGACGCTTATCCCGACATCATTCCCGGCAAGGAAGCCGTTGCCGATTCCCGTTTCGTGGTGCGTTATTTCCGCAAGACCGCCGATAACCGCCTGCTGTTTGGCGGGCGCGAGGCCTACACCGCTGATACGCCGCGCGACATTTCCAGCCATATCCGCAGACAGATCGCCGAGATCTATCCTGAGCTCGGAAACGTCGATGTCACCCATTCCTGGGGCGGCTCCGTTGGCATCACCCTGCCACGACAGGTATTCGTGCGCGAAGTGATGCTAGGCGTCACCTCCATCGGCGGCTATTCCGGTCATGGGGTGATGCTGTCCAACTATTGCGGCAAGCTCTATGCCGATCTCGTTCTCGGCAGGCAGGACATGCTGGCGCCATTTGCGAGACTGAAGGTCCCGTCCTTCCCGGGTGGGGCATCGCTGCGGGCGCCGCTGCTTTTTCTGGCACTCTCATGGTACGCGTTGCGAGACAGGTTTTAG
- the edd gene encoding phosphogluconate dehydratase: MSADSRIQAITARIVERSKPYRETYLERLRLQVSKGVHRSVLSCGNLAHGFAVCSPADKDILAGDRVPNLGIITAYNDMLSAHQPYETFPAIIRDAAKQAGGIAQVAGAVPAMCDGVTQGQPGMELSLFSRDAIAMAAGIGLSHNMFDAAVYLGVCDKIVPGLVIAALAFGHLPAVFVPAGPMTSGLPNDEKSRIRQLYAEGKVGRAELLEAESKSYHGPGTCTFYGTANSNQMLMEIMGFHMPGSSFVNPGTPLRDALTREATKRALAITAQGNEFTPAGEMIDERSVVNGVVGLHATGGSTNHTMHLIAMARAAGIILTWQDISDLSDTVPLLARVYPNGLADVNHFHAAGGMGFLIKQLLKQGFVHDDVRTVFGQGLEAYTVDAKLDENGAVMREPSPEQSHDPKVLASIETPFQPTGGLKMLTGNLGKSVIKISAVKAERHIIEAPAIVFNDQQELQDAFKDGKLNRDFIAVVRFQGPKANGMPELHRLTPPLGVLQDRGFKVALVTDGRMSGASGKVPAAIHVTPEASDCGPISLIRDGDIIRLDAISGTLEVLVPAAELAKREPARADLSGNEWGMGRELFAPFRRNAGPADQGASVLFH, from the coding sequence ATGTCCGCCGATTCCCGCATTCAGGCCATTACCGCCCGCATCGTCGAACGCTCCAAGCCCTACCGCGAGACCTATCTCGAACGGCTGCGGCTGCAGGTTTCGAAGGGCGTTCACCGTTCCGTGCTTTCCTGCGGCAACCTGGCGCATGGGTTTGCGGTCTGTTCCCCCGCCGACAAGGATATCCTTGCCGGCGACCGGGTTCCCAATCTCGGCATCATCACCGCCTATAACGACATGCTGTCGGCGCATCAGCCCTACGAGACCTTTCCGGCGATCATTCGTGACGCTGCAAAGCAGGCGGGCGGCATCGCGCAGGTGGCGGGCGCTGTTCCGGCCATGTGCGACGGCGTGACCCAGGGCCAGCCGGGCATGGAGCTTTCGCTGTTTTCCCGCGACGCCATTGCCATGGCGGCCGGCATCGGCCTGTCGCACAACATGTTCGACGCCGCCGTTTATCTTGGCGTCTGCGACAAGATCGTGCCCGGCCTCGTCATCGCGGCGCTCGCCTTCGGCCATCTGCCCGCCGTTTTCGTTCCGGCAGGCCCCATGACATCCGGCCTGCCGAATGACGAGAAATCGCGCATCCGCCAGCTTTATGCCGAAGGAAAGGTCGGCCGCGCCGAACTTCTGGAGGCGGAATCCAAATCCTATCACGGTCCCGGCACCTGCACCTTCTACGGCACGGCCAATTCGAACCAGATGCTGATGGAGATCATGGGTTTCCATATGCCCGGCTCGTCCTTCGTCAATCCCGGCACGCCGCTGCGCGATGCTCTGACGCGCGAGGCCACCAAGCGGGCGCTTGCCATCACCGCGCAAGGCAACGAATTTACGCCGGCGGGCGAGATGATCGATGAGCGGTCTGTCGTCAACGGCGTCGTCGGCCTGCATGCTACGGGTGGTTCGACCAACCACACGATGCATCTGATCGCCATGGCGCGCGCGGCCGGCATCATCCTCACCTGGCAGGATATTTCCGACCTTTCGGATACCGTGCCGCTGCTCGCCCGCGTCTATCCCAACGGTCTTGCGGATGTGAACCATTTCCACGCCGCCGGCGGCATGGGCTTCCTCATCAAGCAGCTTTTGAAACAGGGCTTCGTGCATGACGATGTGCGCACCGTTTTCGGACAGGGTCTCGAAGCCTACACCGTGGACGCCAAGCTTGATGAAAACGGCGCGGTGATGCGCGAGCCATCCCCCGAGCAGAGCCACGACCCTAAGGTCCTCGCCAGCATTGAGACGCCGTTCCAGCCGACCGGCGGGTTGAAGATGCTGACCGGCAATCTCGGCAAATCGGTCATCAAGATCTCCGCCGTGAAGGCCGAACGCCACATCATCGAAGCGCCCGCAATCGTTTTCAACGACCAGCAGGAACTTCAGGACGCCTTCAAGGACGGCAAGCTCAACCGCGACTTCATCGCCGTCGTCCGCTTCCAGGGACCAAAGGCCAACGGCATGCCGGAACTGCACCGCCTGACGCCGCCGCTCGGCGTGCTGCAGGATCGCGGCTTCAAGGTGGCGCTGGTGACGGATGGGCGCATGTCCGGTGCTTCCGGCAAGGTGCCTGCCGCCATCCACGTCACGCCGGAAGCTTCCGATTGCGGCCCGATCTCGCTCATCCGGGACGGCGATATCATCCGCCTCGACGCCATTTCCGGAACGCTGGAAGTGCTCGTGCCTGCCGCCGAACTGGCAAAACGCGAACCGGCACGCGCTGATCTCTCGGGCAATGAATGGGGCATGGGCCGCGAACTTTTCGCCCCCTTCCGCCGCAATGCCGGACCTGCCGACCAGGGCGCCAGCGTTCTGTTCCATTGA
- the zwf gene encoding glucose-6-phosphate dehydrogenase produces MSSQIIPVEAFDCVVFGGTGDLAERKLLPALYHRQVEGQFTEPTRIIGASRSVMTHEEYRKFAQDALKEHLKTGEYDDAQVSVFLNRLFYVPVDAKGSNGWDVLKKLLDEGKERVRAFYLAVAPGIFGDIADKIREHKLITRSTRIVVEKPIGRDLASAQELNDTIGHVFKEEQIFRIDHYLGKETVQNLMALRFANALYEPLWNSAHIDHVQITVAEAVGLEGRAGYYDKAGALRDMVQNHILQLLCLVAMEPPASMNAEAVRDEKLKVLRSLKPINTSNVEKQTVRGQYRAGASAGGPVKGYLEELEGGVSNTETFVAIKAEIANWRWAGVPFYIRTGKRLATRVSEIVVTFKQIPHSIFDDAAGKIEANKLVIRLQPDEGVKQSLLIKDPGPGGMRLRQVSLDMSFAEAFNVRSPDAYERLLMDTIRSNQTLFMRRDEVEAAWEWVDPILKSWEDLAQGVQGYTAGTWGPSGSIALIERDGRTWHDGD; encoded by the coding sequence ATGAGCAGTCAGATCATTCCTGTTGAAGCTTTTGATTGTGTCGTTTTCGGCGGCACAGGCGATCTGGCGGAGCGCAAGCTTCTGCCGGCCCTTTATCACCGTCAGGTCGAAGGCCAGTTCACGGAGCCGACACGCATCATCGGCGCGTCGCGTTCGGTCATGACGCATGAGGAATATCGCAAATTCGCGCAGGACGCGCTGAAGGAGCACCTGAAGACCGGCGAATACGACGACGCCCAGGTTTCCGTGTTCCTGAACAGGCTTTTTTATGTTCCCGTCGACGCCAAGGGCAGCAATGGCTGGGACGTGCTGAAGAAGCTTCTGGACGAGGGCAAGGAGCGCGTTCGCGCCTTTTATCTGGCCGTCGCGCCGGGCATTTTCGGCGATATCGCCGACAAGATCCGCGAACACAAGCTGATCACGCGCTCGACCCGCATCGTCGTTGAAAAGCCGATCGGCCGCGACCTTGCTTCCGCGCAGGAGCTGAACGACACGATCGGTCACGTCTTCAAGGAAGAGCAGATTTTCCGCATCGACCACTATCTCGGCAAGGAGACGGTGCAGAACCTGATGGCGCTGCGTTTCGCCAATGCGCTTTACGAGCCGCTGTGGAATTCCGCCCATATCGACCACGTGCAGATCACGGTCGCCGAAGCGGTCGGTCTCGAAGGCCGCGCCGGTTATTACGACAAGGCCGGCGCCCTGCGCGACATGGTGCAGAACCACATTCTGCAATTGCTTTGCCTCGTGGCCATGGAACCGCCCGCGTCCATGAATGCGGAAGCCGTGCGTGACGAAAAGCTCAAGGTTCTGCGGTCTCTCAAGCCGATCAACACCAGCAATGTCGAAAAACAGACGGTTCGCGGCCAGTACCGCGCCGGTGCTTCCGCCGGTGGTCCCGTAAAGGGCTATCTGGAAGAGCTGGAAGGCGGCGTTTCCAACACGGAAACCTTCGTTGCCATCAAGGCCGAAATCGCCAACTGGCGCTGGGCTGGCGTTCCCTTCTACATCCGCACCGGAAAACGCCTTGCGACCCGCGTTTCGGAAATCGTCGTCACCTTCAAACAGATCCCGCACTCGATCTTCGACGATGCGGCCGGCAAGATCGAGGCGAACAAGCTGGTCATCCGACTGCAGCCGGACGAAGGCGTCAAGCAATCGCTGCTGATCAAGGACCCCGGCCCGGGCGGCATGCGCCTGCGCCAGGTGTCGCTGGACATGAGCTTTGCCGAAGCCTTCAACGTGCGCAGCCCGGACGCTTATGAACGCCTGCTGATGGATACCATCCGTTCCAACCAGACGCTGTTCATGCGCCGCGACGAAGTGGAAGCGGCATGGGAATGGGTCGACCCCATTCTCAAGAGTTGGGAAGATCTGGCGCAGGGCGTGCAGGGTTACACCGCCGGAACCTGGGGTCCGAGCGGCTCCATCGCGCTGATCGAGCGCGATGGCCGCACCTGGCACGACGGAGATTGA
- the aceA gene encoding isocitrate lyase has translation MTDFYKLVPGAPQGRFDGIERTYTAADVERLRGSVEIRHSLAEMGANRLWKLISEENFVNALGALSGNQAMQMVRAGLKAIYLSGWQVAADANTASAMYPDQSLYPANAAPELAKRINRTLQRADQIETAEGKGLSVDTWFAPIVADAEAGFGGPLNAFEIMKAFIEAGAAGVHYEDQLASEKKCGHLGGKVLIPTAAHIRNLTAARLAADVMGVPTLVIARTDAEAAKLLTSDIDERDQPFVDYDAGRTVEGFYQVKNGLEPCIARAVAYAPYCDLIWCETSKPDLEQARRFAEGVHKVHPGKKLAYNCSPSFNWKKNLDDATIAKFQRELGAMGYKFQFITLAGFHQLNFGMFELARGYKDRQMAAYSELQEAEFAAEVNGYTATKHQREVGTGYFDAVSLAISGGTSSTTAMKESTEHDQFRPAAE, from the coding sequence ATGACGGATTTTTACAAACTTGTTCCGGGCGCGCCGCAGGGACGTTTCGACGGCATCGAGCGCACCTACACCGCCGCCGACGTGGAGCGGCTGCGCGGCTCCGTTGAAATCCGCCATTCGCTGGCCGAAATGGGCGCGAACCGGCTGTGGAAGCTGATCAGCGAAGAGAATTTCGTCAATGCGCTCGGCGCGCTTTCCGGCAACCAGGCCATGCAGATGGTTCGTGCCGGGCTGAAGGCGATCTATCTCTCGGGCTGGCAGGTTGCGGCGGATGCCAATACGGCATCGGCCATGTATCCGGACCAGTCGCTTTATCCTGCCAATGCCGCGCCGGAGCTTGCCAAGCGCATCAACCGCACCTTGCAGCGCGCCGACCAGATCGAGACGGCGGAGGGCAAGGGCCTTTCGGTCGACACCTGGTTCGCGCCGATCGTCGCCGATGCCGAGGCCGGCTTCGGCGGGCCGCTCAATGCCTTCGAAATCATGAAGGCCTTTATCGAGGCGGGCGCGGCGGGGGTCCATTATGAGGATCAGCTGGCATCGGAAAAGAAGTGCGGCCATCTCGGCGGCAAGGTTCTGATCCCGACGGCGGCGCATATTCGCAACCTGACGGCAGCGCGTCTTGCGGCTGATGTCATGGGCGTGCCGACGCTGGTCATCGCCCGCACGGATGCGGAGGCCGCGAAGCTCCTGACCTCCGACATCGATGAGCGCGACCAGCCCTTCGTGGATTACGATGCCGGCCGCACCGTCGAGGGTTTCTATCAGGTCAAGAACGGTCTTGAGCCCTGCATCGCCCGCGCCGTTGCCTATGCGCCCTATTGCGACCTGATCTGGTGCGAGACATCCAAGCCGGATCTCGAGCAGGCACGCAGGTTTGCGGAAGGCGTGCACAAGGTGCATCCCGGCAAAAAGCTCGCTTACAATTGCTCGCCGTCGTTCAACTGGAAAAAGAACCTCGACGACGCAACGATTGCCAAGTTCCAGCGCGAGCTGGGCGCGATGGGCTACAAGTTCCAGTTCATCACGCTCGCCGGTTTCCACCAGCTGAATTTCGGCATGTTCGAACTGGCGCGCGGTTACAAGGACCGGCAGATGGCGGCCTATTCCGAGCTTCAGGAAGCGGAATTCGCGGCCGAGGTTAACGGTTACACCGCCACCAAGCATCAGCGCGAGGTTGGCACCGGCTATTTCGACGCCGTGTCGCTCGCCATTTCCGGCGGCACGTCTTCGACCACAGCCATGAAGGAATCCACCGAGCACGACCAGTTCCGCCCGGCGGCTGAATAA
- the pgl gene encoding 6-phosphogluconolactonase: MSETLHVFDSAADLASALATEVAAHLSAATQERGTASIAVSGGSTPKLFFQALSRHDLDWSNISVTLVDERFVPPESDRSNHRLVAENLLQDKAKAAYFVPLYQPAASPEDAATLATVKTEAICDPFDVVVLGMGTDGHTASFFPGGDNLYEALDLDEPRGVLTMAAETAGEERLTFNFSSLHDAGFLVLHIEGAAKKATLEKAQSGEDEDEMPIRAVLNRAETPVDIYWAP; the protein is encoded by the coding sequence ATGAGTGAGACATTACACGTCTTCGACAGCGCCGCCGATCTCGCTTCAGCGCTCGCGACGGAGGTTGCCGCCCATCTTTCGGCAGCAACGCAGGAGCGCGGCACGGCAAGCATCGCCGTTTCCGGAGGCTCCACACCCAAGCTGTTCTTTCAGGCGCTTTCCCGGCATGATCTGGACTGGAGCAACATCAGCGTGACGCTGGTGGACGAGCGCTTCGTGCCCCCGGAAAGCGACCGCTCGAACCATCGACTGGTTGCCGAGAACCTGTTGCAGGACAAGGCGAAGGCGGCCTATTTCGTGCCGCTCTACCAGCCGGCGGCCTCGCCGGAAGATGCGGCCACGCTTGCGACGGTCAAGACCGAAGCGATCTGCGACCCGTTTGACGTTGTGGTGCTCGGCATGGGAACGGATGGCCACACGGCGTCGTTCTTTCCCGGCGGCGACAATCTCTACGAGGCGCTCGACCTCGACGAGCCGCGCGGCGTTTTGACAATGGCGGCGGAAACCGCGGGAGAAGAACGGCTGACGTTCAATTTCTCCAGCTTGCATGATGCCGGTTTTCTGGTGTTGCATATCGAAGGCGCCGCCAAGAAAGCGACGCTCGAGAAAGCACAGTCGGGCGAGGATGAGGATGAAATGCCGATCCGCGCCGTGCTGAACCGGGCCGAAACGCCCGTGGATATATACTGGGCGCCATAA
- a CDS encoding glutamine synthetase family protein — translation MLRPKKQATMAKTPPLDLSSTRGVSTWREAAQWLRARGIEDIECITPDLAGVARGKMMPTAKFTGDTSLALPSALYRHTISGEYPDETANFRYEPRDSDLKLVPDLSTLSVVPWESDPTAQVICDVVDAEGNFVPYTPRNVLKNVLSLYTEKGWKPVVAPEIEFYLVAMNDDPDYPLHPPKGRSGRSIVGGQSYSIAGINEFDELIDDIYHFSEKQGLEIDTLIHEEGPAQLEINLRHGDPIELADQVFLFKRTIREAALKHGIYATFMAKPMQGQPGSAMHIHQSVVEIGSGRNIFSNADGSPSKEFFAFVGGMQRYVPNALVMLAPYVNSYRRLTPDMACPVNNAWGYDNRTTAFRVPISGPQARRVENRLPSSDANPYLALAASLACGWLGIVNNIEPTEPTADTANEGSIDLPRGLLEAVALLEGEEQFERVFGHEFVGLYAGLKRGEFETFMQVISPWEREFLLLNV, via the coding sequence ATGCTCCGCCCGAAAAAACAGGCAACCATGGCAAAGACACCTCCCCTCGACCTCTCCTCCACCCGTGGCGTTTCAACCTGGCGCGAAGCCGCGCAATGGCTGAGGGCGCGCGGCATCGAGGACATAGAATGCATCACCCCCGATCTTGCCGGCGTTGCGCGCGGCAAGATGATGCCGACGGCGAAGTTCACGGGCGACACCTCGCTTGCCCTGCCCTCCGCGCTCTATCGCCACACGATCTCCGGCGAATATCCTGATGAGACCGCGAATTTCCGTTACGAGCCGCGCGACAGCGACCTGAAGCTGGTGCCTGATCTTTCCACACTCTCGGTCGTGCCGTGGGAGAGCGACCCGACTGCGCAGGTGATCTGCGACGTTGTGGATGCCGAGGGCAATTTCGTTCCCTATACGCCGCGCAACGTGCTGAAAAACGTGCTTTCGCTCTACACGGAAAAGGGCTGGAAGCCGGTCGTGGCGCCCGAAATCGAATTCTACCTCGTCGCCATGAACGACGACCCGGATTATCCGCTACATCCGCCGAAGGGCCGGTCCGGACGGTCGATCGTGGGTGGACAGAGCTATTCCATTGCCGGCATCAACGAATTCGACGAGCTGATAGACGATATCTATCACTTCTCCGAAAAACAGGGCCTCGAGATCGATACACTGATCCACGAGGAAGGCCCGGCCCAGCTTGAGATCAACCTGCGCCATGGTGACCCCATCGAACTTGCCGACCAGGTGTTCCTGTTCAAGCGCACCATTCGCGAAGCCGCGCTGAAGCACGGCATCTATGCCACCTTCATGGCCAAGCCCATGCAGGGTCAGCCGGGTTCGGCCATGCATATTCACCAGTCGGTGGTGGAAATCGGCAGCGGCCGCAACATCTTTTCCAATGCGGATGGCAGCCCTTCGAAGGAATTCTTTGCCTTCGTCGGCGGCATGCAGCGTTATGTCCCGAACGCGCTGGTGATGCTCGCACCCTATGTGAATTCCTATCGCCGCCTGACGCCGGATATGGCCTGCCCGGTCAACAATGCCTGGGGTTACGACAATCGCACGACGGCCTTCCGGGTGCCGATTTCCGGCCCGCAGGCGCGGCGCGTCGAAAACCGCCTGCCGAGTTCGGATGCCAATCCCTATCTCGCGCTTGCGGCGTCGCTCGCCTGCGGCTGGCTCGGCATCGTCAACAATATCGAACCGACCGAGCCGACCGCCGATACGGCCAATGAAGGCTCCATCGATCTGCCGCGCGGCCTTCTGGAAGCCGTGGCCCTGCTGGAGGGCGAGGAACAGTTCGAGCGGGTGTTCGGCCATGAATTCGTCGGTCTTTATGCGGGCCTGAAACGCGGGGAATTCGAGACCTTCATGCAGGTCATCAGCCCGTGGGAGCGGGAATTCCTGCTTCTCAACGTGTAA
- a CDS encoding NAD(P)/FAD-dependent oxidoreductase: MMTEKCDVLILGAGAAGMMCAIRAGQRGRSVIILDHARAPGEKIRISGGGRCNFTNIHAGPKNYLSANPHFAKSALARYTPRDFIALVEKHRIAWHEKTLGQLFCDDSAKDIIRMLLAEMQAAHVKLRLETSVSTVSHDGGRFRVATSGGVIEAESLVVATGAKSIPKMGATGFAYQIAEQFGLPLIETRPGLVPLTLDPAALERLSPLAGVAVPAEVSHGKTAFNEALLFTHRGLSGPSILQVSSYWREGDTIRLKLEPASDIVALLRQAKQKNGRQSAQTALAEILPKRLAQHVVEKSGLTGNLADMSDKALTTLANEVQDWQIKPAGSEGYRTAEVTLGGVDTTCLDSRSMAAKSVPGLYFIGECVDVTGWLGGYNFQWAWASGQAAGEFA, from the coding sequence ATGATGACAGAGAAATGTGACGTGCTGATTTTGGGGGCGGGCGCCGCCGGCATGATGTGCGCCATCCGTGCGGGCCAGCGCGGTCGCTCCGTCATCATTCTCGACCATGCCAGGGCGCCGGGCGAGAAGATCCGCATCTCCGGCGGCGGCCGCTGCAATTTCACCAACATTCATGCCGGGCCGAAGAATTATCTTTCCGCCAACCCGCATTTCGCCAAATCCGCGCTTGCCCGCTATACGCCGCGCGATTTCATTGCGCTGGTCGAAAAACACCGTATCGCCTGGCACGAAAAGACGCTCGGTCAATTGTTCTGCGATGACAGCGCCAAGGACATCATTCGTATGCTGCTTGCCGAAATGCAGGCTGCGCACGTGAAACTTAGGCTTGAAACCAGCGTCTCGACCGTCTCCCATGATGGCGGGCGTTTTCGCGTGGCGACGTCCGGTGGCGTCATCGAGGCGGAAAGCCTTGTTGTGGCGACGGGGGCTAAGTCGATCCCGAAAATGGGGGCGACCGGGTTTGCCTACCAGATCGCCGAACAATTCGGATTGCCCCTCATCGAGACGCGTCCGGGCCTTGTGCCGCTGACGCTCGATCCTGCCGCACTGGAAAGGCTGAGCCCGCTTGCCGGTGTCGCCGTCCCGGCTGAAGTTTCGCACGGCAAGACCGCGTTCAACGAAGCGCTGCTGTTCACACATCGGGGCTTGAGCGGTCCCTCCATCCTGCAAGTCTCCTCCTATTGGAGGGAGGGCGATACGATCCGCCTCAAGCTGGAGCCAGCAAGCGATATCGTTGCGTTGCTAAGGCAAGCGAAACAGAAGAATGGCCGCCAGTCGGCCCAGACCGCTCTTGCGGAAATCCTGCCGAAAAGGCTCGCCCAGCACGTGGTCGAGAAATCTGGTCTCACCGGCAATCTTGCCGATATGTCCGACAAGGCTCTGACGACCTTGGCGAATGAGGTGCAGGACTGGCAGATCAAGCCCGCCGGCTCTGAAGGCTATCGCACGGCGGAAGTCACGCTTGGCGGTGTCGATACGACCTGCCTCGATTCCCGCAGCATGGCGGCGAAATCGGTGCCCGGCCTCTATTTCATCGGCGAATGCGTTGATGTGACCGGTTGGCTCGGCGGCTATAATTTCCAATGGGCCTGGGCCTCCGGGCAGGCGGCAGGCGAATTCGCGTGA